A single Phragmites australis chromosome 4, lpPhrAust1.1, whole genome shotgun sequence DNA region contains:
- the LOC133915150 gene encoding probable xylan O-acetyltransferase 10 isoform X2, which yields MKLLAVLALVAAAAPLLRAAGQGDGQGAGPLPFEVGAAPAGCDIGQGEWVYDEAARPWYQEWECPYIQPQLTCQAHGRPDKAYQHWRWQPRGCSLPSFNATLMLEMLRGKRMLFVGDSLNRGQYVSLICLLHRAIPDASKSFQTVDSLSVFRAKDYDATIEFYWAPLLAESNSDDAVVHRINDRVIRGAPMDKHSRFWKGAHILVFNSYLWWMTGEKIQILRGADDDMGKDIVEMQAEEAYKLVLYQVVRWLENNVDPKNSRVFFVTASPTHTDSREWGDEAEGGNCYNQTSPISDASYWGSTSRAMLRVTGEVLATSRVPVGVVNVTQLSEYRRDAHTQIYKKQWAQPTPEQRADPRSYADCTHWCLPGVPDTWNELLYWKLFFPSNDQVL from the exons ATGAAGCTCCTCGCCGTGCTGGcgctcgtcgccgccgcggcgccgttGCTCCGCGCCGCCGGCCAG GGCGACGGCCAGGGGGCCGGGCCGCTGCCGTTCGAGGTGggcgcggcgccggcggggTGCGACATCGGGCAGGGGGAGTGGGTGTACGACGAGGCGGCGCGGCCGTGGTACCAGGAGTGGGAGTGCCCCTACATCCAGCCGCAGCTGACTTGCCAGGCGCACGGCCGCCCGGACAAGGCGTACCAGCACTGGCGATGGCAGCCGCGAGGATGCTCGCTACCCAG CTTCAACGCGACCCTGATGCTGGAGATGCTGCGGGGCAAGCGGATGCTGTTCGTCGGCGACTCGCTGAACCGCGGGCAGTACGTCTCCCTGATCTGCCTCCTCCACCGCGCCATCCCTGACGCCTCCAAGTCGTTCCAGACCGTCGACTCCCTCAGCGTCTTCAGAGCCAAG GACTACGACGCAACGATCGAGTTCTATTGGGCGCCGCTCCTCGCCGAGTCCAACTCCGACGACGCCGTGGTGCACCGCATCAACGACCGGGTCATCCGTGGCGCGCCCATGGATAAGCACTCGAGGTTCTGGAAGGGCGCCCACATCCTGGTGTTCAACTCCTACCTCTGGTGGATGACCGGGGAGAAGATCCAGATACT GAGGGGCGCCGACGATGACATGGGCAAGGACATCGTGGAGATGCAGGCAGAGGAGGCGTACAAGCTGGTGCTGTACCAGGTGGTCCGGTGGCTGGAGAACAACGTGGATCCCAAGAACTCGCGGGTGTTCTTCGTCACCGCGTCGCCAACTCACACAGA TAGCAGGGAGTGGGGCGACGAGGCGGAGGGCGGCAACTGCTACAACCAGACGTCGCCGATCAGCGACGCGTCGTACTGGGGCAGCACGAGCAGGGCGATGCTGCGGGTCACCGGCGAGGTGCTGGCCACGTCGCGGGTGCCGGTCGGGGTGGTGAACGTCACGCAGCTGTCCGAGTACCGCAGGGACGCGCACACGCAGATCTACAAGAAGCAGTGGGCGCAGCCGACGCCCGAGCAGCGCGCCGACCCCAGGAGCTACGCCGACTGCACGCACTGGTGCCTCCCCGGCGTGCCCGACACCTGGAACGAGCTGCTCTACTGGAAGCTCTTCTTCCCCAGCAACGATCAGGTCCTCTGA
- the LOC133915150 gene encoding probable xylan O-acetyltransferase 10 isoform X1 encodes MKLLAVLALVAAAAPLLRAAGQGDGQGAGPLPFEVGAAPAGCDIGQGEWVYDEAARPWYQEWECPYIQPQLTCQAHGRPDKAYQHWRWQPRGCSLPSFNATLMLEMLRGKRMLFVGDSLNRGQYVSLICLLHRAIPDASKSFQTVDSLSVFRAKDYDATIEFYWAPLLAESNSDDAVVHRINDRVIRGAPMDKHSRFWKGAHILVFNSYLWWMTGEKIQILRGADDDMGKDIVEMQAEEAYKLVLYQVVRWLENNVDPKNSRVFFVTASPTHTDSSREWGDEAEGGNCYNQTSPISDASYWGSTSRAMLRVTGEVLATSRVPVGVVNVTQLSEYRRDAHTQIYKKQWAQPTPEQRADPRSYADCTHWCLPGVPDTWNELLYWKLFFPSNDQVL; translated from the exons ATGAAGCTCCTCGCCGTGCTGGcgctcgtcgccgccgcggcgccgttGCTCCGCGCCGCCGGCCAG GGCGACGGCCAGGGGGCCGGGCCGCTGCCGTTCGAGGTGggcgcggcgccggcggggTGCGACATCGGGCAGGGGGAGTGGGTGTACGACGAGGCGGCGCGGCCGTGGTACCAGGAGTGGGAGTGCCCCTACATCCAGCCGCAGCTGACTTGCCAGGCGCACGGCCGCCCGGACAAGGCGTACCAGCACTGGCGATGGCAGCCGCGAGGATGCTCGCTACCCAG CTTCAACGCGACCCTGATGCTGGAGATGCTGCGGGGCAAGCGGATGCTGTTCGTCGGCGACTCGCTGAACCGCGGGCAGTACGTCTCCCTGATCTGCCTCCTCCACCGCGCCATCCCTGACGCCTCCAAGTCGTTCCAGACCGTCGACTCCCTCAGCGTCTTCAGAGCCAAG GACTACGACGCAACGATCGAGTTCTATTGGGCGCCGCTCCTCGCCGAGTCCAACTCCGACGACGCCGTGGTGCACCGCATCAACGACCGGGTCATCCGTGGCGCGCCCATGGATAAGCACTCGAGGTTCTGGAAGGGCGCCCACATCCTGGTGTTCAACTCCTACCTCTGGTGGATGACCGGGGAGAAGATCCAGATACT GAGGGGCGCCGACGATGACATGGGCAAGGACATCGTGGAGATGCAGGCAGAGGAGGCGTACAAGCTGGTGCTGTACCAGGTGGTCCGGTGGCTGGAGAACAACGTGGATCCCAAGAACTCGCGGGTGTTCTTCGTCACCGCGTCGCCAACTCACACAGA CAGTAGCAGGGAGTGGGGCGACGAGGCGGAGGGCGGCAACTGCTACAACCAGACGTCGCCGATCAGCGACGCGTCGTACTGGGGCAGCACGAGCAGGGCGATGCTGCGGGTCACCGGCGAGGTGCTGGCCACGTCGCGGGTGCCGGTCGGGGTGGTGAACGTCACGCAGCTGTCCGAGTACCGCAGGGACGCGCACACGCAGATCTACAAGAAGCAGTGGGCGCAGCCGACGCCCGAGCAGCGCGCCGACCCCAGGAGCTACGCCGACTGCACGCACTGGTGCCTCCCCGGCGTGCCCGACACCTGGAACGAGCTGCTCTACTGGAAGCTCTTCTTCCCCAGCAACGATCAGGTCCTCTGA
- the LOC133915152 gene encoding amino acid transporter ANT1-like gives MAAEAKLPLLEGGRGATPAQTLGNIVVSIVGTGVLGLPYAFRTAGWLAGGLGVAAAGAATFYCMLLLLECRDKLREQETEEEGEQGHQHHRCNYTYGDLGEKCFGPIGRYFTEATIILSQTGGSVAYLVFIGQNVSSVFTSGGQLSPATVVLALLLPVQATLSFIRSLSSLAPFSILADACTVLAVATVVKEDLQLLVEGGRAPFAGRSAFAGLWGVPFAFGFAVFCFEGFCMTLALEASMSNRSKFRSVLLQAIAGVTAVYLCFGVCGYLAYGDATKDIITLNLPNNWSTAAVKVALCIALALTFPIMMHPIHEIVEARLFAPGGWLRKHCRGGGGGVERAVLHASRVAVLVALSAIACFVPAFGSFASFVGSTVCATLSFVLPALFHLRVVGAAASPCQRAVDWGFLLFGLVFAAHGLSTVVLRH, from the exons ATGGCGGCGGAGGCGAAGTTGCCGCTGCTGGAGGGGGGTAGGGGCGCGACGCCCGCGCAGACGCTGGGGAACATCGTCGTCTCCATCGTTGGCACCGGGGTGCTCGGCCTGCCCTACGCCTTCCGCACCGCCGGATGGCTCGCCGGCGGCCtcggcgtcgccgccgccggggccGCCACCTTCTACTGCATGCTTCTGCTC TTGGAATGCAGAGATAAGCTACGAGAGCAAGaaacggaggaggagggggagcaaGGCCACCAGCATCACCGTTGCAACTACACCTACGGAGACCTGGGCGAGAAATGCTTCGGTCCGATCGGCAGATACTTCACGGAGGCCACCATCATCCTCTCCCAGACTGGTGGCTCCGTCGCCTACCTCGTCTTCATCGGCCAGAACGTCTCCTCCGTCTTCACCAGCGGGGGCCAGCTCTCGCCGGCCACCGTGGTCCTCGCGCTCCTGCTGCCAGTCCAGGCCACGCTCTCCTTCATCCGGTCGCTGTCGTCGCTCGCGCCGTTCAGCATCCTCGCCGACGCGTGCACCGTCCTGGCCGTGGCCACCGTTGTCAAGGAGGACCTCCAGCTCCTCGTCGAGGGCGGCCGGGCGCCATTCGCGGGTCGGAGCGCGTTCGCGGGGCTCTGGGGCGTCCCGTTCGCCTTCGGCTTCGCCGTGTTCTGCTTCGAGGGGTTCTGCATGACGCTGGCGCTGGAGGCATCCATGTCCAACCGGAGCAAGTTCCGCTCCGTGCTGCTCCAGGCCATCGCCGGCGTCACGGCCGTGTACCTCTGCTTCGGCGTCTGTGGCTACCTCGCCTACGGCGACGCCACCAAAGACATCATCACGCTGAATCTCCCGAACAACTGGTCTACCGCCGCTGTCAAG GTCGCGCTGTGCATTGCGCTGGCGCTCACGTTCCCGATCATGATGCATCCGATCCACGAGATCGTGGAGGCGCGGCTGTTCGCGCCGGGCGGGTGGCTCCGGAAGcactgccgcggcggcggcggcggcgtcgagcGGGCGGTGCTGCACGCGAGCCGCGTCGCCGTGCTGGTCGCGCTGTCGGCGATAGCGTGCTTCGTGCCGGCGTTCGGGTCGTTCGCGTCCTTCGTCGGGAGCACGGTGTGCGCGACGCTCTCCTTCGTGCTCCCGGCGCTCTTCCACCTCCGCGTCGTGGGCGCCGCGGCGAGCCCGTGTCAGCGGGCCGTGGACTGGGGCTTCCTCCTCTTTGGGCTGGTGTTCGCCGCCCACGGGCTGTCCACGGTCGTGCTGCGCCACTGA
- the LOC133914067 gene encoding xylan O-acetyltransferase 14-like yields the protein MTWSTPPRKGRSTAGASGDDLEEAWLVAQAAKKSQARAAVWGVSVSIGLRGQLNSFVLLVLLLFVVLAVSVTTEIGNGAKPQAPTTVPPADDTGAGDDAGRGDQVGECDMSSGRWVYDDVAYPLYKESACKFMSDQASCEKFGRTDLKYQHWRWQPYGCNLPRFNAAKLLGKLRDKRLAFVGDSLNRNQWVSMICLIDTATPTLHKSMSRNGSLVSFKIHEYNASVEFYWSPLLVESNADHPVHHRIADRIVRAGSISKHARRWADADLLVFNSYLWWRLPSMKVLWGSFEAAAEGAHGAVYEVTDSLRAFELAIYTWAEWLELHVDRSRTRLFFMSTSPTHLRSDEWEAASSVGTRNHRCYNETEPIAGEGHRGRDTEPAFARAVEAQVRRLGARGVAVRVLNVTQLSEHRKDAHPSVHRRQWDPPTEAQVRARARDPGSDADCIHWCLPGVPDVWNQILYAHIVSS from the exons ATGACCTGGAGCACCCCGCCGCGTAAGGGCCGGAGCACGGCGGGCGCCAGCGGTGACGACCTCGAGGAGGCGTGGCTGGTGGCGCAGGCGGCCAAGAAGTCTCAAGCGAGGGCTGCGGTGTGGGGCGTCTCCGTCAGCATCGGCCTCCGTGGCCAACTCAACTCGTTCGTGCTGCTGGTGCTCCTTCTGTTCGTCGTCCTCGCCGTCTCGGTCACCACCGAGATCGGCAACGGCGCCAAACCACAGGCGCCGACGACCGTGCCGCCAGCCGATGACACCGGTGCCGGCGACGACGCCGGGCGGGGTGATCAGGTGGGCGAGTGCGACATGTCCTCCGGCCGGTGGGTGTACGACGACGTGGCGTACCCGCTGTACAAGGAGAGCGCGTGTAAGTTCATGTCCGATCAGGCGTCGTGCGAGAAGTTCGGGAGGACGGATCTTAAGTACCAGCACTGGAGGTGGCAGCCTTACGGCTGCAACCTTCCTAG GTTCAACGCGGCGAAGCTGCTTGGGAAGCTGCGCGACAAGCGGCTGGCGTTCGTCGGCGACTCGCTGAACCGGAACCAATGGGTGTCCATGATCTGCCTCATCGACACCGCCACACCTACGCTCCACAAGTCCATGAGCAGAAACGGGTCGCTCGTCTCCTTCAAGATCCAT GAGTACAATGCGTCGGTGGAATTCTACTGGTCGCCGCTGCTGGTGGAGTCGAACGCGGACCACCCTGTGCACCACCGGATCGCCGACCGCATTGTGCGCGCCGGCTCCATCAGCAAGCACGCCAGGCGCTGGGCCGACGCCGACTTGCTCGTCTTCAACTCCTACCTCTGGTGGCGCCTCCCCTCCATGAAAGTCCT GTGGGGATCGtttgaggcggcggcggagggagcGCACGGAGCGGTGTACGAGGTGACCGATAGCCTGCGCGCGTTCGAGCTGGCGATCTACACGTGGGCCGAGTGGCTCGAGCTCCACGTGGACCGCTCCCGGACGCGTCTCTTCTTCATGAGCACGTCGCCGACGCACCTCCGCTCCGACGAGTGGGAGGCCGCGAGCAGCGTTGGGACCAGAAACCACCGATGCTACAACGAGACGGAGCCGATCGCGGGGGAGGGGCACCGCGGTCGGGACACGGAGCCGGCGTTCGCACGAGCGGTGGAGGCGCAGGTGCGGCGGCTGGGCGCGCGCGGCGTGGCGGTGCGGGTGCTGAACGTGACGCAGCTGTCGGAGCACCGGAAGGACGCGCACCCGTCCGTGCACCGGCGGCAGTGGGACCCGCCCACGGAGGCGCAGGtgcgggcgcgggcgcgcgaCCCCGGCAGCGACGCCGACTGCATCCACTGGTGCCTCCCCGGCGTGCCCGACGTCTGGAACCAGATCCTGTACGCACACATCGTGTCGTCGTGA